Part of the Syntrophotaleaceae bacterium genome, TCCAGGGAATATCCAGAAAAAGCTGCGGCCGGTGTTGCCGGGTTCCGATCAGGACGTAGCCGCCGTCCACAGCCGGAATGGCCACCAGATCGGTCCGTTCCAGGTAGACGAGGGCCTCGGTGATCAGAGCAGGAGGAAGATCGGGGCTGTCGCTGCCGATCAGTGCGGCGGTGCGGCAACCGGCGGCAAACAGGTAGGCGAAGGCCTGGCTCATTCTCTGTCCGAGGTCGCCGGCCCTTTGGGGAATGCACTTCAGCCGGGGGAAGCACGTCTTGAAAAAACCTTCATCCCCCTCATAGAACAAAACCGGCTCGGCCGGCACGTGGGCCACCACGGCCTCCACTGTTTCCATGAGCGATTCGCGATAGAGAAGGGCTGCCTGTTCCGGCGTCAACGGAGGGCAGAGGCGGGTCTTTACCAGGCCGGGCAAGGGTTCCTTGGCGAAGATGCCGAGAGCGTTGCCGGTCACGGCACCCTGTTCATTCGGCCGCGTCGTCATGTCCGGAGGAATGTTCAACCAGGGCGTAGGCGGAGTGATTGTGGATCGACTCGAAATTTTCGCACTCGACCCGAAACCAGAGAATCTCTTCCAGGGACTGCAGCTTTTCGGTCACCGCCCTGACGATATCCTCAACGAACATGGGATTGTCATAGGCCTGTTCGGTGACCGATTTCTCGTCCTCCCGCTTCAGCAGGGAATAGACGGGAGCACTGCCACAGGTTTCGATCAGGGCGATGAGGTCCTCGATCCAGATGAACTTTTTCGACCGGATTTCCACCCGCACGGCGCTCCTTTGGTTGTGCGCTCCCCGCTGGCTGATTTCCTTGGAGCAGGGGCAGAGCGACGTCATCGGCACTTCCACGCCGAGGAC contains:
- a CDS encoding TIGR04282 family arsenosugar biosynthesis glycosyltransferase, with protein sequence MTTRPNEQGAVTGNALGIFAKEPLPGLVKTRLCPPLTPEQAALLYRESLMETVEAVVAHVPAEPVLFYEGDEGFFKTCFPRLKCIPQRAGDLGQRMSQAFAYLFAAGCRTAALIGSDSPDLPPALITEALVYLERTDLVAIPAVDGGYVLIGTRQHRPQLFLDIPWSTSGVWPATRQRADALGLSWRLVEQWFDLDRSADLLLLIHRSPSSRTARLARRLLNSVPDEDSFSGMTVDLPGGDDR